A DNA window from Hydra vulgaris chromosome 13, alternate assembly HydraT2T_AEP contains the following coding sequences:
- the LOC136090298 gene encoding deoxyribonuclease-1-like: MRFFVFLVLISCYIKERDFRVPTSNFPQTFRIGAFNVQKLAFKKFNNVFVVDYLLKILSRFDIILLHEVHDKDKISTKLFVEKLAKFSKKSFSYILSDYVGRTSYKENYLYIYRNDLFQVSDYFHYDDGSEELREDTFEREPFIALFKSNFTLVKQFAIIGVHIRPDAVKQEISELVNVYKSTINKWNETSVILMGDFNAGPNYISKKKLDQTDLRTDRKFNWLLENEDTTVSKSHATLDRIIITGNAINQALIKDSAGAFNYHEEYKLSLENALKISDHYPVKFEIRGN; this comes from the exons AGATTTTCGTGTTCCAACATCAAATTTTCCACAAACATTTCGGATTGGTGCATTTAATGTACAAAAGTTGGCTTTCAAGAAATTTAACAATGTATTTGTTGTTGATTATctattaaaa attctGTCAagatttgatattattttacttCATGAAGTTCATGATAAGGACAAAATCAGCACAAAGTTATTTGTTGAAAAGCTTGCAAA gttttcaaaaaaatcatttagctACATATTAAGTGATTATGTTGGCAGAACaagttataaagaaaattaccTTTACATTTATCG GAATGATTTGTTTCAAGTATCGGATTATTTTCACTATGATGATGGATCTGAAGAGTTGCGAGAAGATACATTTGAAAGGGAGCCTTTTATTgctttgtttaaatcaaattttacttTAG TGAAACAGTTTGCAATTATTGGCGTTCATATTAGACCAGATGCAGTAAAGCAAGAGATTTCAGAGCTGGTTAATGTATACAAATCAACCATAAATAAATGGAACGAAACATCTGTTATATTGATGGGAGACTTTAATGCTGGTCCAAA ttacatatcaaaaaaaaagcttgatcAAACAGATTTAAGGACTGATAGAAAATTCAATTGGTTACTTGAAAATGAAGACACTACAGTTTCAAAGAGTCATGCTACACTTGACAG gATTATTATTACGGGAAATGCAATCAATCAGGCTTTAATTAAGGATAGCGCTGGAGCTTTCAATTATCACGAAGAATATAAGCTTAGCTTAGAAaat GCTTTAAAGATCAGTGATCATTATCCcgttaaatttgaaatta